In Zingiber officinale cultivar Zhangliang chromosome 1A, Zo_v1.1, whole genome shotgun sequence, a genomic segment contains:
- the LOC122023683 gene encoding nucleolar complex protein 2 homolog isoform X2, whose translation MSGIEDSDESTHGIKRLASSGSKAKEHVKQLQRLQEKDPEFYQYLKEHDKELLEFDAEEIDDEADTDVEVDADTHVAVQEDKQTEKAITAAMVDYWCKAIKDYKSLHALKSLLRAFRTACHHGDDSEDGSTPKLNIISSSVFNKIMVFVLNEMDFILRGLLNAPNTGGKKETIKNLMATNLWNKYGMLMKSYLSSALHILTQMTDEQMISFTLKRVKASAVFLAAFPALLRKYMKVALHSWGRGRGALPVVSFLFMRDLCVRLGSDCLDVCLKGVYKAYVLNCKLSKSISRSKLQHIQFLGNCVAELYGINPLAAYQHIFMYIRQLAVVLRGALTEKGTKAVKEKNQQESTKKQVQAYQKVYDWQFIFCLEVWTGVICAFNLEADFRPLAYPLTQIIYGVASLVPTARYFPLRMRCIRMLNRIAEATGTFIPVSSLLLDMLEMKELNGHPTGGVGKAIDLLYVKQVDKTTLKTHLFQEACLYSLVEELAEHLSQWSYSVAFFELSFIPLVRLRSFCKSTKVDRLRREIKELVRQVEASCEFTNSRRTKIEFLPNDPASALFLKAEKESGDSPLSKFVSYLRQRSKQRNDSLVESSVLVGAESSVFRKKLPELDEEDEQDPEEGAAVFSASWLPEKKKKVIKEKTSKKRAFERDRDGDGDGDGDGDDADEDVVEDLVLSSEEDDNDFDEGKDGDEMNQHSVKQDKKLTASSSDRKERKKKSATDFKKQSKPRKKKAKKAVKT comes from the exons ATGTCCGGCATTGAGGACTCAG ATGAAAGCACTCATGGGATCAAAAGGCTCGCGAGTTCAGGAAGTAAAGCTAAAGAACATGTGAAACAGTTGCAGAGACTCCAAGAGAAG GATCCTGAATTTTATCAGTATCTGAAAGAGCATGACAAGGAGCTGTTAGAGTTCGATGCAGAAGAGATTGAT GATGAGGCAGACACTGATGTGGAAGTGGATGCTGACACTCATGTTGCTGTACAAGAAGATAAGCAAACAGAGAAAGCAATTACTGCTGCAATGGTTGATTACTGGTGCAAGGCAATCAAAGATTATAAGAGTCTTCATGCTCTTAAATCCTTGCTGAGAGCATTTCGAACGGCATGCCATCATGGAGACGATAGTGAAGATGGTTCAACCCCAAAGTTAAATATTATTTCAAGTAGCGTATTCAACAAGATAATGGTATTCGTGCTGAATGAAATGGATTTTATACTCCGTGGTTTGTTAAATGCTCCTAACACTGGAGGGAAGAAGGAAACAATAAAGAATCTCATGGCAACTAACTTATGGAATAAGTATGGAATGTTAATGAAATCATATCTCAGTAGCGCACTCCATATATTAACCCAAATGACAGATGAGCAAATGATATCATTTACTCTAAAGCGTGTCAAGGCATCAGCTGTTTTTTTAGCTGCTTTTCCTGCTCTCTTGAGGAAGTATATGAAG GTTGCACTTCACTCTTGGGGCAGAGGAAGAGGTGCTCTTCCAGTTGTTTCCTTTCTGTTCATGAGAGACTTGTGTGTTCGACTTGGTTCTGATTGTCTTGATGTATGCCTTAAGGGAGTCTACAAGGCTTATGTTCTAAATTGCAAGCTGTCCAAGTCCATAAGTAGATCAAAGTTACAGCATATACAATTTCTTGGAAATTGTGTGGCTGAACTTTATGGTATAAATCCTCTAGCAGCGTATCAACATATATTTATGTACATACGACAATTGGCAGTGGTACTTAGAGGTGCCCTCACGGAAAAGGGAACAAAG GCAGTGAAAGAGAAAAATCAACAAGAAAGCACAAAGAAGCAAGTTCAG GCATATCAGAAGGTCTATGATTGGCAGTTCATATTTTGCCTTGAAGTTTGGACTGGGGTTATATGCGCATTCAACTTGGAAGCTGATTTTCGACCTTTAGCTTACCCTTTAACACAAATAATTTATGGAGTAGCATCTTTGGTACCAACTGCTCGATATTTTCCACTGCGGATGCGATGCATAAGAATGCTAAATCGCATTGCTGAAGCAACTGGTACCTTTATTCCTGTGTCTTCCCTTCTTCTTGATATGCTGGAAATGAAAGAACTTAATGGTCACCCTACTGGAGGTGTTGGTAAAGCAATCGATTTGCTCTATGTCAAGCAG GTAGACAAGACTACACTAAAGACGCATTTATTCCAAGAAGCTTGCTTATACAGTTTAGTTGAAGAACTCGCTGAACATCTGTCTCAGTGGAGCTATTCAGTGGCCTTTTTCGAATTATCATTTATCCCACTTGTTCGGTTACGTAGCTTCTGCAAATCAACAAAAGTAGATAGGTTACGAAGAGAAATAAAGGAGCTCGTCCGTCAG GTTGAGGCAAGCTGTGAATTTACGAACTCAAGACGGACAAAGATTGAATTCTTGCCTAATGATCCTGCTTCTGCATTATTCCTTAAG GCTGAAAAGGAATCTGGAGATAGTCCTCTTTCCAAATTTGTCAGTTATTTACGCCAGAGATCAAAACAAAGGAATGATTCTCTGGTGGAATCTAG TGTTCTGGTTGGTGCAGAATCTTCTGTATTTAGGAAGAAGCTACCTGAACTCGATGAAGAAGATGAGCAAGATCCTGAAGAAGGAGCTGCAGTCTTCAGCGCATCCTGGTTgcctgaaaagaaaaaaaa AGTTATCAAGGAAAAGACCTCAAAGAAGCGAGCATTCGAGCGTGATCGTGATGGTGATGGTGATGGTGATGGTGATGGTGATGATGCAGATGAAGACGTGGTTGAGGATCTGGTTCTCAGTTCAGAGGAAGACGATAATGATTTTGATGAAGGCAAGGATGGAGACGAGATGAATCAGCATTCTGTCAAACAGGACAAGAAGCTAACGGCTTCTTCATCCGAtcggaaagaaaggaaaaaaaagtcAGCAACTGATTTCAAGAAACAAAGCAAGCCTCGCAAGAAGAAAGCCAAGAAGGCAGTTAAAACTTGA
- the LOC122023683 gene encoding nucleolar complex protein 2 homolog isoform X1: MSGIEDSDESTHGIKRLASSGSKAKEHVKQLQRLQEKDPEFYQYLKEHDKELLEFDAEEIDDEADTDVEVDADTHVAVQEDKQTEKAITAAMVDYWCKAIKDYKSLHALKSLLRAFRTACHHGDDSEDGSTPKLNIISSSVFNKIMVFVLNEMDFILRGLLNAPNTGGKKETIKNLMATNLWNKYGMLMKSYLSSALHILTQMTDEQMISFTLKRVKASAVFLAAFPALLRKYMKVALHSWGRGRGALPVVSFLFMRDLCVRLGSDCLDVCLKGVYKAYVLNCKLSKSISRSKLQHIQFLGNCVAELYGINPLAAYQHIFMYIRQLAVVLRGALTEKGTKAVKEKNQQESTKKQVQKAYQKVYDWQFIFCLEVWTGVICAFNLEADFRPLAYPLTQIIYGVASLVPTARYFPLRMRCIRMLNRIAEATGTFIPVSSLLLDMLEMKELNGHPTGGVGKAIDLLYVKQVDKTTLKTHLFQEACLYSLVEELAEHLSQWSYSVAFFELSFIPLVRLRSFCKSTKVDRLRREIKELVRQVEASCEFTNSRRTKIEFLPNDPASALFLKAEKESGDSPLSKFVSYLRQRSKQRNDSLVESSVLVGAESSVFRKKLPELDEEDEQDPEEGAAVFSASWLPEKKKKVIKEKTSKKRAFERDRDGDGDGDGDGDDADEDVVEDLVLSSEEDDNDFDEGKDGDEMNQHSVKQDKKLTASSSDRKERKKKSATDFKKQSKPRKKKAKKAVKT; the protein is encoded by the exons ATGTCCGGCATTGAGGACTCAG ATGAAAGCACTCATGGGATCAAAAGGCTCGCGAGTTCAGGAAGTAAAGCTAAAGAACATGTGAAACAGTTGCAGAGACTCCAAGAGAAG GATCCTGAATTTTATCAGTATCTGAAAGAGCATGACAAGGAGCTGTTAGAGTTCGATGCAGAAGAGATTGAT GATGAGGCAGACACTGATGTGGAAGTGGATGCTGACACTCATGTTGCTGTACAAGAAGATAAGCAAACAGAGAAAGCAATTACTGCTGCAATGGTTGATTACTGGTGCAAGGCAATCAAAGATTATAAGAGTCTTCATGCTCTTAAATCCTTGCTGAGAGCATTTCGAACGGCATGCCATCATGGAGACGATAGTGAAGATGGTTCAACCCCAAAGTTAAATATTATTTCAAGTAGCGTATTCAACAAGATAATGGTATTCGTGCTGAATGAAATGGATTTTATACTCCGTGGTTTGTTAAATGCTCCTAACACTGGAGGGAAGAAGGAAACAATAAAGAATCTCATGGCAACTAACTTATGGAATAAGTATGGAATGTTAATGAAATCATATCTCAGTAGCGCACTCCATATATTAACCCAAATGACAGATGAGCAAATGATATCATTTACTCTAAAGCGTGTCAAGGCATCAGCTGTTTTTTTAGCTGCTTTTCCTGCTCTCTTGAGGAAGTATATGAAG GTTGCACTTCACTCTTGGGGCAGAGGAAGAGGTGCTCTTCCAGTTGTTTCCTTTCTGTTCATGAGAGACTTGTGTGTTCGACTTGGTTCTGATTGTCTTGATGTATGCCTTAAGGGAGTCTACAAGGCTTATGTTCTAAATTGCAAGCTGTCCAAGTCCATAAGTAGATCAAAGTTACAGCATATACAATTTCTTGGAAATTGTGTGGCTGAACTTTATGGTATAAATCCTCTAGCAGCGTATCAACATATATTTATGTACATACGACAATTGGCAGTGGTACTTAGAGGTGCCCTCACGGAAAAGGGAACAAAG GCAGTGAAAGAGAAAAATCAACAAGAAAGCACAAAGAAGCAAGTTCAG AAGGCATATCAGAAGGTCTATGATTGGCAGTTCATATTTTGCCTTGAAGTTTGGACTGGGGTTATATGCGCATTCAACTTGGAAGCTGATTTTCGACCTTTAGCTTACCCTTTAACACAAATAATTTATGGAGTAGCATCTTTGGTACCAACTGCTCGATATTTTCCACTGCGGATGCGATGCATAAGAATGCTAAATCGCATTGCTGAAGCAACTGGTACCTTTATTCCTGTGTCTTCCCTTCTTCTTGATATGCTGGAAATGAAAGAACTTAATGGTCACCCTACTGGAGGTGTTGGTAAAGCAATCGATTTGCTCTATGTCAAGCAG GTAGACAAGACTACACTAAAGACGCATTTATTCCAAGAAGCTTGCTTATACAGTTTAGTTGAAGAACTCGCTGAACATCTGTCTCAGTGGAGCTATTCAGTGGCCTTTTTCGAATTATCATTTATCCCACTTGTTCGGTTACGTAGCTTCTGCAAATCAACAAAAGTAGATAGGTTACGAAGAGAAATAAAGGAGCTCGTCCGTCAG GTTGAGGCAAGCTGTGAATTTACGAACTCAAGACGGACAAAGATTGAATTCTTGCCTAATGATCCTGCTTCTGCATTATTCCTTAAG GCTGAAAAGGAATCTGGAGATAGTCCTCTTTCCAAATTTGTCAGTTATTTACGCCAGAGATCAAAACAAAGGAATGATTCTCTGGTGGAATCTAG TGTTCTGGTTGGTGCAGAATCTTCTGTATTTAGGAAGAAGCTACCTGAACTCGATGAAGAAGATGAGCAAGATCCTGAAGAAGGAGCTGCAGTCTTCAGCGCATCCTGGTTgcctgaaaagaaaaaaaa AGTTATCAAGGAAAAGACCTCAAAGAAGCGAGCATTCGAGCGTGATCGTGATGGTGATGGTGATGGTGATGGTGATGGTGATGATGCAGATGAAGACGTGGTTGAGGATCTGGTTCTCAGTTCAGAGGAAGACGATAATGATTTTGATGAAGGCAAGGATGGAGACGAGATGAATCAGCATTCTGTCAAACAGGACAAGAAGCTAACGGCTTCTTCATCCGAtcggaaagaaaggaaaaaaaagtcAGCAACTGATTTCAAGAAACAAAGCAAGCCTCGCAAGAAGAAAGCCAAGAAGGCAGTTAAAACTTGA